gcccaccgggtttttccccagtgtgccgctggcccagtccaaccctgcttcaCTTCCATAATGGCATTTGTTTCCTATTCACCTGGTGCAAGTCAGCTATGGGTATTGCCACACCCTGATAAAGGATCCCTTATATTGCTGGCACATCCAGGCTGGCATTAATTGCAGGGCTTCCCATccacggggcatatttatcaatgagaaATCTTCAGAAATcattttatcaatgggtgaaagtaagaGTTCACTCTTTGCTGTACAGTATTTGACActaaaaaatccaatagaaatgttGAAGTGTTGAGATTTCACTCTGTAGCAAGctgtaatttcactctttgataaatatacctaaaGGCGTGCATTTGCACCCTGTTTATCAGAGCAGGAAGGATGGACACTCTGCTGCTCCCTGCAAGTAGCTAGGAGTTGTATGGGTACAAGTACCTACCAATCGTGAATAGTAtcaatgcactagtgatgtgcggtccGGCCCAATCCCCGCGGGACGGGCAGGTTCCGGCCGACCtcacacccccatttgcgggtggcaggcgggtctgggttgagctcttcttccgaCTTCCTTTTGTGGcatgtcccgccccttttgtgacatcataggCGGGCGGAACGGGTTTATAAATGGAAGCCGGAAGTCGGGTCTGGGCGGGCACGGGTGGAAGGAGGGCGGGTTCAGGTCAGTTGCGGGTTTTACCCAACCCGCATATCACTAAAATGCACGCTGGATTTTACATCTTGAAGAGGCGGTTtacctttgttaacttttagtatattatagaatggctcattcctagcaacttttcaactggtcttcattttttatttcttatagtcttttaattatttgcaactATCAGATGGGCGTCCTTGACCCGAGCAGCTCAAAAATGATtcttctgtgaggctacaattttagtgttattgttactttttattatttatctttttttcagcctctctcccattcatattccagtttgttaTTCAAATTGCCAAggaaaattggaccctagcaagcagctgctaaaattccaaactggagggctgctgaacaaaaagctataaCAATTCAATATCCACAGAAAAGTGAagacaaactgcaaattgtctcagaatatcaagctctatattatactaaaagttaatttcaagctAAACCTTTGAACTTGCACATTCGTAAATTAGgttttctttctcctcctcttttTTGTTCCCTAAAATATCAACTCCCCTTGTCTCctataatattggtgtataggtgcatctcaggtcattttgcctggtcatgtgctttcagaaagagccagcactttaggatggaactgctttctggcaggctgttgtttctcctactcaatgtaactgaatgtgtctcagtgggacctggattttactattgagtgctggtcttagatctaccaggcagctgttatcttgtgttagggagctgctatctggttaccttcccattgttctgctgatgcgCTGCTGGAAGggcgggaagggagggggtgatatcactccaacttgcagtacagcagtaaagagtgattgattgaagtttattagaacacaaatcacatgactaggggcacctggaaaactgacaatatgtctaacccatgtcagatttcaaaattaaatataaaaaatcagtttgcttttttaaaaaaaacagatttcagtgcagaagtgtgCTGAGcgacactattaactgatgcgttttgaaaaaacatgttgtcccatgacagtattcattTAAAGCATGAAATATAGGTTTTTGTTACTTATTTTAAGACAaagacagtggtgtaactgtaGGAGCAGCCTACTGAGAAAGGGGGCCCAGCTACAATCTCCCCAAAACTGTACTCCAGCAGGATTTCCCAGTTGGGGACCCCTcttgggcagtggtgtaactatagagggggTCCAGGGAAAAGGGGGGCCTGGGTGTAATTGTGcttgctgcactagcagagccgaatttccgtttcaAAAAATGGAAATCGCTTTTTAAATTACAGGAggaggctttttgctgcccctggtatctGGCCACTCGCTGATGCCTGATAAAAGGTTCTCagcttgcctcatggcaggagcacccTGGGGCACCCAATGATTACCaggaaatacatatttatatatgaggGGTGACCATGGTCTTGACGTTCTAGAGTTAATGAACTTTGGGTGCTTTTGTGTGTTTTAGGTCCTGGCCTTTTTATGCAGatgaagagagaaaaaagaaccTCTGTATGGATGATCCCACCTTGCTGCCCCTTGTGGATGTGGATAAGGGATTTGCTATCGCCCTCTTCTTGCTTCTCTGTGTGTTTCTTGCCATGATGATTGTCCGTTGTGCGCGGCTCATAATGGACCCCTATAAGGACATCCCAAACTCCATGTGGGAAGACCAATAAGCAGCACTGCCTGGAAGGACAGGAGACTTTTATTGACTTGTGGAAATGTAAAGCCTTCAAAGAAATGGTCACTCCTTGTGCTTTAAAGTGACTGAATTGTGGTTAATAGGAAAATGCCCTTTGCAAACTGCCTGAGACAGAGGAAATAATTGATCAAATTACATAGAgctttatatattttaccttgGCTTAGAATATGCCAGGTTAAATGTCAGGAGAAACCCATGCTGTGCATCAGGGACTGGAGAATTCTCTGGCCATAGTAGTTTTTACTAATCCTTTTTTTTGGGGAGTTCAGAATCTACGATATACTCAGCTTCCCGAGGCCCACAACAAATCAAAAGAGCTGAGTGCTTTTTGTAATAATGCTAATAGAGCTAGTGAGGATCATTGTCATCAAACCATCATTAATTTACATAGTGACACAATATTTACAATCAttgtagaacaaacaggggtcgATAGATTAAGAAACTATGGTGACAGAACGAGACTCAAGGGATTAAAGAGTTTATAATATAAAGAGGAATTTGGGATGATATCTATGCTATGCTGACTTCTGATAACCAAAAGGTGGGTCTTTAGGAGTGTTTGAAGGTTGGAATGGAAGAGAAAAGTGTAATAAGCAATGGTAGGCAAATCAAGATACAGGCAGGAGCACAGAAGAAGTCTCTAAATCCAGGAGGTTAGGAGAAAAGCAATATGTGGCTCAGGATATAAGAGAAGGCAAGTAGCCGGGTAGATATAGCAGAAAGATGGTATTGGAATCCAGATGTCTGTTTTCCTAGAGAAGTGATACAGAGCAAGCAAAGAGGACCCATggcagagccttgaggaacacCAAGAAAGAATGAAGGCGAGTTAGGCCCATAAACAGCAATAGTAAATGGAGGATGGGATGATCTACAGGCAGCtgcaaaatgctaaaaaattgtcCCCCAATTCAACTGAATGGTAATTACATCTTTTTGACAGGCAATAATCTCCAAGAAAGGGCAAATGCTGCATTTTTGAGTAGAAACTTCTTCTTAATAATATTTACCCGCAGTTTCCAGTTGGCCCTTTGCCCACAGAACTACAAAGAGCCTCGCCAGCACAACGCTTGTCATCGACCTTTTAGCtcatattttaaagaataaagCTCGAGTAACCTCCCATCAACAATTTtgtcttatttatcattaaaataactcaaatttatcgggaaaaaacctgaatcatatgattttttcatacttttctcCCCTTATCGCTCGATGTTATCGGGTTTATCtgcaattgacttatacatgaccttgacaggtttgataTGGATTTGGGCtctttgcagcatcagggtataataaagctcgaaaaattttattattttttttctgtgaaaatttcGAGTTATTGTCCCAAAATGTAAGATACTGCCTACTATTTGTATTACTATGTTATTTATTCAGGGAATAGGGCAGTAATCACACGTGTATCAGGAGGCTTACTTGATATCATTGATCACATAGGTGGAGGAGCCCTGCCTGAGAGAAATCAGCGCATTGAGAGTAACTGCACCCATTACTGACACTGGCACATTCAGGGGTTGTGTTACTTATCCAGTCAGTGTATCCTGTCAGGCTCCCATGTATGTTGgtatattttcattccttattTAAGGGGGTTGTTGGCGTATTAACACTCAACCACGtctttttaaaaacgcaatgaaAAACGCAATGAAAAACGCTAAGTGTGACCTTGctcttagggcagagaaacacaagaagattcggggagatttagtcgcatggTAACTAgtcgcctctttttcgggcgactaatctcataATGCCTTCCCGCCAACTAGAATCTATATCACCAGCGAGATGGCACGAAGTCGCCTCACGGGGAAACATCGGGCAACTTGGGAAAAGGAAGTGGTCCGAGTAGGGGAACTATTGAGAAAATGAacatataagtaattaaaaattctaagccatttctaaaaaaaaaatcaagtttatcttcagtatccccatctcagcatctgtttctcttcattctcaccTATAATTGATTTTTACTATACCAGTTTTAGTTAtttgtcccctttaattaaacaaaaggtaatttttttacttgaaataaaaaaaattggcctGATAAAAGAGCAGGGAACTACAGTACCTACATAACTACATATGCTAGTTATTATCTTTTATtcatatagagcagtgatccccaactagtagttcgtgagcaacatgttactctccaaacccttggatgttgctcccagtcacctcaaagcaggtgctgatttttgaattccaggcttggaggcaagttttgttttaataaaaaccagGCGCACAgctaaacagagtctcaatgtaggtttacaatccacataggggcaaccaaatggccaatcacagttcttatttggcacccaagaaca
The sequence above is a segment of the Xenopus laevis strain J_2021 chromosome 8L, Xenopus_laevis_v10.1, whole genome shotgun sequence genome. Coding sequences within it:
- the LOC121396912 gene encoding cortexin domain-containing 1-like, encoding MDDPTLLPLVDVDKGFAIALFLLLCVFLAMMIVRCARLIMDPYKDIPNSMWEDQ